The DNA region AAGCGAACATTCCACAGTTGGCGGGAGTTACGCAAGACAGCCAGATTCGGCCTTCACTCGTGAgtgcccccaccccactccaccgCAAAGGCGGGGCCGCGCCTTCCTTCCAGATTCGAGATCGATCTGGAGCTCCGGGAATTTCCCTGGCCCGGGGCTCCGGGCTTTCCAGCCCCAGCCATGTATAAAAGGGGTTAGCCATGCTCGGAGAACCACAGAGCCCAGGGCACAAGCAGCTCCCTGCTAGCGCTCCCTCTCCTCGCACAGCCGCCCGAAACGCCTGCTGAGCCCCATGGCCTCCCCCGCTCTCTCTACCGCCCCTAGCAATCCCCGGCTCCTGCGGGTGGCGCTGCTGCTTCTGCTCCTGGTGGCCGCCGGCCGGCGCGCAGCAGGTGGGTCCCGGAGCCCTGGGGTCCCCGGGCAGGAAGCGGCTGGGGTGGGCGCCCCGCGCCGACAGCCCCGCTCAATCAGCGAGTCTCTTCTTCCCTAGGAGCGCCCGTGGCCGCTGAACTGCGCTGCCAGTGCTTGCAGACCCTGCAGGGAATTCACCCCAAGAACATCCAAAGTGTGAACGTGAAGGCCCCAGGACCCCACTGCGCTGAAACCGAAGTCATGTAAGTCCCTCCCCGCTCTGCCGCTGCCACCGCCGGGGTCCCCGACTCTCCCGCTGCCCCAACCCTGTCCTCAGCCTGACCTCCTGTCTCACGAGattcccttctctctgcagaGCCACACTCAAGAATGGGCAGAAAGCTTGTCTTAACCCCGCATCCCCCATGGTTAAGAAAATCATCGGAAAGATGCTGAACAAGTGAGTTGTAATTTCCATGTACACAGGCGACAGGAGCCGTTGGTCAGAAATACTGGCATCTGTTCCCTAAAAAGTAAATCAGGAAAACCCAAGGGTTAGCTACAGGActgaaaaaattattattttcacaaaGTTGCCATTAAGGCTATTAATCTGCTCTGGGGCCAGAGGATATTCCCAGTGCCCGGGGTAACCACCCAGATTCTTCCCTCGTTTTAGTGAATGTAGATAAAACTGCTTTCATGTAACTTCTCATTGAAGTTTGCCGGTTGTGCTGAAGTGTTTCCCACCTGTTAAAAAACACAGGCTTCATTTCCCCTAGTTCCTACTGAACTTCAGACCTGAAAAGCAGATCCTCTGGTTTTTTGTAAAAGTTTAGGGATGAAGTGCAGAGATTTCACAATGATATTGCACTGGGTGCATAGCTGGTTGCCACCACCTATTAGCCATGTCACTCAAAGACAATATTATTTAGTTTATCTGAGACTCAGCAAAACAGGGAAAATAGTGGTAGCTACATCATGAGGTTGCTTTGAGGCTTAAGTGAGGCCCAGTACGAGAAAGAACAACAGGCTCTGACAGTTTTAGCGAGTAATACAGTGGAGACTGtcgccccctcccccgcccccaaccCCTATTCCTAAAAGAACATCCCAAGCCTAGAGGTCCTTGCCACAGAGCACAGCTATCACAGGCAGTAGCCGCTTGGGTGCCAGGTGGGGAAACTGCATTCAGAAAACTCTAGAGCCTGGGGAAACAGGACAGGAGAAGAGTGTTGTGCAGTCAGCTTTCCTGAGCACCTACTCAGGGCACCCATTTTCTCATTACAGTGGCAAATCCAACTGACCAGACGGAAGGAGGAAGCTCACTGGTGGCTGTTCCTGGAGGTGGCGCTGCCCTTacagaaacagaagaggaaacagagacacagcTGCAGAGGATACCTGGATTGAGCCTAATGTGTTTGAGCATTGCTTAGGAGaagtcttctatttatttatttatttatttatttatttgtttgtttcttttagaaGATTCTATGTTAATATTTTACGTGTAAAATAAGGTTATGATTGAATCTACTTGCACACTCTcccattatatttattgtttatttaatgtCAAACCCAAGTTAGTTCAATCCTGATTCATATTTAATTTGAAGGTAGAAGGTTTGCAGATATTCTCTAGTCATTATGTTAATATTTCTGAGTGGATGACATATCACATGTCAGCCACTGTGATAGAGGCTGGGGGATCCAAGAAAATGGCCAGTGAGATCAATGTGAGGGCAGGGGAATGTATGTGTATCTATTTTTGTAACTGTAAAGATGAATGTCAGCTGttatttattgaaatgatttCACAGGGTGTGGTCAACATTTCTCATGTTGAAGCTTTAAGAACTAAAAGGTTCTAAATATCCCTTGGacattttatgtctttcttgTAAGGCATACTGCCTTGTTTAATGTTAATTATGCAGTGTTTCCCTCTGTGTTAGAACAGAGAGGTTTTGATATTTACTGATGCTTTcacaaagaacaagaaaataaaatatttaaaaatataaaatgtttgttttattttggggaAAACAAGGACTCTCTTTGCTGAAAAATCTGATGATTTAcatcaatatttatttctcaatttttttctgggCTTTCAATCTGCTATACAGATAAATCAAACAATGAATTATGCCTAATTTTATGTGGTGACTGCTGTCACTCCCCTTGGCTCTCACCTAGTAAACAATGTGCTTTACCAAACTATGGTTTTGCCCCTGATGGGAGAATCACTGATATACATTGCCATTTTTACAAGAAATTCCTTACTACTCAAATTTACCTCCTTAAAAATATAGAGGGAAGAAATATGTCAGAGATGTTttaaccagagcaactccatcttgaataggggctgagtAAAACGAGGTTGAGGtttactgggctgcattcccagtagGTTAGGCATTcgaagtcacaggatgagacaggagattGGCACAAGAAACAGGTCATAAAGAtattgctgataaaacaggttatAGTAAAGAAGCCAGCTGAAACCCACCAAAGCCAAGATGGAGAGTGACCTCTGTCGTCCTCACTggtcattatacactaattataatacattagcatgctaaaagacactcttACCAGCCCcctgacagtttacaaatgccatgccaacatcaggaagttatcctatatggtctaaaaaggagaggaaccctcagttctagGAAATTGCCTACCCCTTTcctagaaaactcatgaataatctaccccttcatataatcaagaaataaccacaaaaatggcCAAccagcagctcaggctgctgctttgcctatggaatagccattctttattgctttactttcttaataaacttgctttcacttaaaaaaaattaaattcttataGTTATCTTAACAAGGGATgtcatttgtttgctcttgctaaATAATCTTTTATATAATTGTTGACAACTTAATGAAGTTGTCAATAAAATGGTggctaaaatattttgtttttcaaaactcaGGTAGTTTGTGTCATAACAGAAGCATAAAAAGTGAGTGGCTGAATATTTCACCTGTGGAAGCTTCTAATTGAAATTTGGACTCAAAGTTCTAACCTTCAGATATAAGTAACTAGCACTAAGTTTAATGTTGTTTCAATCTTTTATAGCAATATACCAAATGTAATGCTTTTAAGATTTAACTGCATTAGTTTGCATCCTTCCTAGTGGAATTTTGATGGGACCTCATAGAGTGTTTGCCCTCTGGGGAACTCTGTATTCAGTGCTGCCCCAGGATGACAGCAGCACGCTAGGTTTTCAGGACAGCAACACAATTGTCATgtcaaaagaagaaagacctCAATAATCTAAAAGAAACCATACTCCAAATCTGAAAAGGAAGGATAATGGTGCATGCATGAGGTATCTACTTGGCTCTGATTCAGGACTCATTCAGGAATTCTCAACCCTGGGTAACTGCCCCTAGCACAGGCAAGAAGGTGAGGCTGGCAGCCTCAGTACTTGAGATCAAGTTCTGGattgtcccaagtagctgggtaaATAAGGGAACAACCTTTAAGTAGCAAGAAACAACCTCTGTGAGCTTTTCTCACAGCTAAAATGGTTAAAACAATAATCTCTTAATAATTCCAAGGTTGTGAGTTAATTGTAAATGAGATGAGAAAGgagaatatttgtaaactatacatAAGTAAAAAATGCAATCCATTCGAGAAGCTCCATAAATGGTAGTCTTCACTCCCTAACTCCGAGTTAGAGGACACTGGAAAATGTTTACAAGAGGCACCCAAGGGTTCAGTAAAACCACTCCTTAAACCTAAGACAAAGTCCTCATCCTCTAACATTGGAGCTTGCTGTACTGGCTACTTAACTCTTGTTAATATAGAACAGGGaacatgaaaagaataaaagagatgcTTTTATTTACATGGTGGTTAAAGACAGGCTTCAAAGGATCAGACTGACATTGGAGTAAATTCCAGCTCTGTcattgtgatcttgggcaagtttctttaCTTCACTCAACCTCATTTCCCCTTCTATAGGATAAGGATAACAACAGAATGAGCCTTCTGAaatgttgcaaggattaaatgttATGGAGGCTTTGGAAACATGGTCCTTGTCATTGGTCCTCAGGCCAACTCCATGGACATTGTCTGGGTCTCCATCTTAGATCAAGTAGgtataaaaattgtgtttttcacaCCAAATTGCCAAGAAGTTGCAAGTACCAGGCAGTAGTACTGTAGAAAGTGTTATGGCAGGAAGTGGGACACAAGCCAGTTTGAGGTGGTGGTCACAGGGTAAAGGAAGTAGGGGAATAATACTACATGATACATCACAGTTTTGAGAGGCCGTCAGCAGGAAACAGCAATGACCACAGTGACTGAAGTTTCCTGACCAACATTGTTACTGGAAAAAAGTCCGGATCCAGACCCAACAGAGGGTTTTTGCATCTCGCACAAGAAAGAGTTCAGAGCAAGcccacagtgcaaagcaaaagcaagtttattaagaaacaaaacatagtTACATCTATGTAATCTTATTGCTTAAATGCCAGACCTCCATCAGCAATTTTAGAGATGCAACCTTCTGTGTTTTTGTTCCCAATGTTTCACAAGCAAACGAATGTAAATCAGGAGGCATACAggggaacagaaagttaaaatcTCTAAGACCAATTAAATGAAATCTCCTGAAAATGACAGTGAAGCAGAGATAGTGACCAAAAAATTGATTCATGTAGTAAAGAGGCAAGGTAGATAAATACAAACAGCATAGCAGCTAATATCCCCAGGCGCCAAACCTATTCTTAGCCAAGAGGAACTTTACTGAGAGGGCCCTCCAGTAAACTCCATAAATCTTAGGGAGGGCTCTAACCTCCAAAGTTGGGCCTGGAACCCAGGTTCGGTCAAGGGTCTTTGCCTTTTATTCAGTGGAACCTTTAACTCTCTCTGTCAGAGGAGACTCCAACTCCCCTAAGTTGGATCTGTAACCCAGTCCCGTCCTTTACCTGGACACCCAACAACTTAGCCAAAGTCAGCCAATTGGTACTGcagtttatttcctttgggtTGGGGGTCTCCTCAGTATTTTCCTTTCATGGTCGCCAGAAAGAtattaccagaaaggggtcccagtTTAGACCTTAAatgagggttcttggatctcaagcagaaagaattcagggtgggtcaacagtgcaaagtgaaagtaagtttgttaagaaagtaaagtggtgaaagaacagctactccatagacGGAGTAGGACATTCctgaaagtaagaggaggaacgTGTTCACTCTAGGTACAATGCTtgtttatgtataatataaaaaaaagatcAAGAGGATATGTGCTCTGCTACAAGAGTTTGTGAcgaaagtttaatttttttaattactatgtTTTGCAAGAATTGATATTAggatctttaaagcaaaattaggaatacTTCTGTTCTCTAGATATTGGGTATCAGGAAATGCCTAAGTCTAGGTCTGTTTAGTACATGTTATCAATCTGTTCCCTTAACTGTAACCttctagaggctaggaatacCTAACTTTccgggaatgcagcccagcaagtccCAGCCTTACGTTTTCTTAACCCTCACTTAAGATGGAGTCACTCTAGTTTGAATGCCTCTGACATATTTCCCCACTTCCTTTACAAGAAGATCCTTAATCCTAAGGGTGGCAGGTAGACAAAGATTAGTCTTTTGTAACTTCCTTAGGCTGAATAGGGGcgatgatattcctgcctaactGTTAGAGTCTCTTGTATTCAAGTTAGAGAGGAACTCAGTCAGAAAGCATCGGTATGGTGAAGGTTCATAAATGAGTCCCAgcaaaaggagaaatttggaaaATCAATGTGTCCAACTTAAGAAAGCATTGAGTAAGCTTGTCTTGCTTTCCCACACAAAGAGTACAATGGCAATATATTCCACAACagcaaagcaaaataagtaaaatcatcCTAAGTAAACTAAACAGGAAGGCTTTCCAAGAACTGGGTAGTGGTTGGAACCAAGTAGATATAGGGTCAACTGACAGTGCATCAGTGGCAGAGACATGAGTGTCTAGAGTTTTCATAGTCCAAGTAATATTATGTGAATAGTCTGGTGCATACACACAccattcattttttgtttgtttgtttgtttgagacggagtttcactcttgttgcctaggctggaatgcaatggcgggatctcgactcaccacaaactctgccttccgggttcaagcaagtttcctgcctcagcctcctgagtagctacgccatcatgcctggctaattttgtatttttagtagagatagagtttctccatgttggtcaggctggcctcaaactcccaacctcaggtgatctgcctaccatggcctcccaaagttctgggattacaggcatgaaccaccgcacccagtccaAAATTCAGTTTTGATCAAAGCACAAGTTCCCCCTTAGACTGCTGTTAAAATGTCCAAAGTTGCATGGTTTTGTAAGGCCACCTGCCTAATCTGAGAAGTTTCCTCAGTTAGGAGGGTAAGGACATAGCGTGTATTATTGAAAGCTGCAGCCATGTGCTTGGCTAAGGCTTTAACTTGTAACTTGATATTGATTATGGCTGCCTGTGGGGAAAACATAGCCAGCAGGTAGAACCACCAAGAAGCCTGTTTTTGTTGCCCTATAGTGAGCCTTTACAGTTTCCCAGTTACACGGGAGAGAGTCCAATTTGGTGAGGATAAGTCCCAGGAGATAAGGACAACTCCATGTACACCTTCAAGTCCAATTATAAAGTAAATACAACCAGCCATGAGTTCCATAAGCCTGTAACCAACTCCAAGGGGAAGGGTGGACATCCATCTTTTGCAAATTGTGTTGCCATCCTACCCACATTTGGTCTGTTAAAAGAAGGGTCTTATTACATTGTTGAGGTGGCAACCATCCCATATCACGGGTTTCAGTCTGGTGGTGACTATTATTGCACCTTTCAAAACATAGAGGTGTTTTGTCTGATACCTGTGGTTGAACAACTGTCATTCACCCAAGTCTATTGTGTACAGTATAACCTAAAGTCGAGGTGCCATTTAACTGTTTCCTAACGAAATGAAAAAGGTGCCTTCTTGTCTCTCCATAAGAGAGGAAGGGACTAATGCCTGTGTGGCTATGGTACAAGAGAAAAGAGGGGCGATGTGTATAATGCTCAGTTTCCCAATCATAATAAAATCCCTATAAACTTAGGTTTGCTGGTTGAATATGCCAGGGCAAcctggaaatgaaggaaaatgacaATTCTCTACATACCTAACAGTTTGTTGGATTATGTAGAGAGGCTATAGTCTGCCCACTTAGCAAATAAGTTACTCTTTGTGTGATTATACCCCAAAATAGAATGCCAATCCATATCTTTATGTTACCCATCCCTTTTGTTTCTGAACAGGAGCTGGAGGTCATGGGTTGGTCCACAGGAATAAGTGGGATCAGTCTTTTTTGTTCTGTTGGCCTGTGGGACCTTGTAAGAGACAGGTTTCATTCCAGATCAGTGAACCCAGCTGTTCATTCCTAGAAGTTTAACTGCAGTTGGGGTACTAAGGAGAACTTGATAGGATCCCTTTCATTTTGGTGGAAAGTTGATCTGCTGGGGATCCTTCCTTCCAAGTTTTTAATaggacccagtctcctggctgggTTGTAACAATATTATCTTCCCTAGTAGGGGAAGGGAGTCTTTGATTTCCATATTCAAGGAGCGCCTTTTGCATTTGTCCTAAGTTGATTACAAAATTTCGTACTTGAAAGTATCTATGTCTAACAGGAAGTCTGTAGTTAAGAAAGGTCTTCCATACGTCATTTCAAAAGTGTTGCACTATAGATTTCTCttgagaacagcttgaacccataACAAGGCTACAGGCAATATAGATAGTCAGGTTTCTGATGTTTCCTGGCATAGTACTTTTTAGAGTTTGATTagctctttctactttttctgaaCACTGTGGCATCCATACTAAATGAAGGAGATACTTAATTTCTAGGGCCGAAGATATGTTTTGGGTAATTGTCACTGTGAAAGATAGGCCATTATTGTTTCGCAAACTCTTAGGCATCCTAAATCTAGGAATTATTGCCTTTCACAGGAGGTGAGAAATCTTGTATTTTCAGACCAGGTAGGAAAAGCCTCAGTCCAACCAGTAAAGGACAGATGaatactaataaatatttaaactctTTTCATGGGGACATCTGAGCATAATCTACTAGTCAATCTTCACTGGCATACATT from Piliocolobus tephrosceles isolate RC106 chromosome 3, ASM277652v3, whole genome shotgun sequence includes:
- the LOC111524574 gene encoding growth-regulated alpha protein-like encodes the protein MASPALSTAPSNPRLLRVALLLLLLVAAGRRAAGAPVAAELRCQCLQTLQGIHPKNIQSVNVKAPGPHCAETEVIATLKNGQKACLNPASPMVKKIIGKMLNNGKSN